The DNA sequence TTACAAGGTGgataaacaaattatattttttacaagGTGGACAAACCCTAAAAATATTAACAAGGATGTTAAATACAaggttaaaatatatttgatataaacAAGAAGTTGGTAAATATAAGTTGGTAAATATATTCACAAGGTTCAAATAAATACAAGATAAAATTCATAGAAGTTGCtaattatgtatatagataCTAAATACAAAGTTGGTACAAGCATACTAACATATGCTATTGTCTTGATCAACTCTAgtacatataatataacatagtaCCACTAATCAACTATCCCTTATTTACGTTCTCCATTTGTCATCATTGTATACATAACCAACAATACACATACAACAAATCCAACAGAAACTATTTTCTTCAGTCTGGCCTTATCGTCCTCCAACTTTGTAATATCTCTTAGCAGTCCAAGTATTACCCTTGTTGAATGTTGACACATTGGTGGATCATAGCATTCAAAGAATCCACATCATTTTCTCACATTTTTTTGCAAACATAAcctaaaaaatttaacaaatagttACTACTAatggaattaaaaaatgaaataaatgaaatttcctatTGTATAATGATCTTAAATTGACATTTAACTTAACAATGTGAAAGatgcaatatttttaaaagataaaaatatgaaaagatgttctctattttcttctacatatattttaaaaaatgtttacagattttttaaacataaatgaTAATATACCTTATATTTTGGACACCCATGAAATCTCCTTCCTGAGCTAATGTTAGTCCATGAAGTTCTTTCCACGACTGATATTCTACAATTACAGAAAATTTGCTCCATCAATTCTTTGTTAATATCTTTCAGTGAAAATTCATTCATGTGCTACAATTTGAACTGCAATGTCTATAGGAGGTGCTTTCTTATGCAACTTAAGCTACAATGAAAAAATTCTTCGTCAATTTTCTTGAGCCATACTGTCCTCTTCTCACATTGGCTTCGccatttttcataatttcaccCTCCCTCTTGCATTTCAGAATTAGGGCTAAAATTCCACTTTTGAAGCTCTAATATGAGAATAGTGAAATTACTTGATTTACCCTCGCTTGATCAGCACGTGCACAACACGTGATTATTCCTTATGCATTTTTAACAGAAGAACCAACGGTACAAGCAAATAGGAAGCTTAGGGTACAATATATCAGTTTCGACAAAAGTTCGGAGTGCTTAGCTGCCAATATCGCTTATTTTAGTTATTTGctttaagttcttttaatttACATGTGTGTattatttttctacattttaGATTCCTTTAGGCTTATAGATGttgttcatatttattttagttttggattttgattttgatcaaTTAGCTTGCTGAAATTTCAATATTCCAAACCATGTACAAATAAAGCcaaatttttaatatcattttttgaaaaaaaaaaaattcttatggaaaaattaaacctGGGTTTTGAGGTACATTAATATTCGAGTAAAGTGGTGAATAATTTTAGGATCAATTTGGCCTAAAGATACCCATTTTTTGAAACTTTGCTTTAGTTTATATCTTTAAAAACTTTATGGATTACTCTTTTAAAGgccttttttttggggctaaattAACCTTAAATTTCAGTTCTCcatattgaaacaaaaaaatgttattgATCTGCTTGAAAATGGTGGTTGAAATATGAGAAACGATTGGATCTTTCAACAAGGTCCACCACCCACATATTAGGAAACCGAATTTGCTCTAAATCTGATCGGAGGTTGAAGAAGACTATAATTGGGCAGGGTTGTTTGGGTCAAGTCTAGGGTATTTGGGTTAGCTTGGTGGCTTGGTGGAAGCTAAAGTCAGCTTGACTGAAGTAGGAGGAAATGCGAGCTAGGCTATTGGTGTATGGGCATGAGTGTTTTGGGCCTAGGTCAGCTGATGCAAGAACACTTGTATTGAATGTGCGAATTTGTCTTAATGATACTATGGTTTATGGGTCTCGAATCCAAATTAGTCTCCGTGGAGTTCTTCTGATATTTACCAGATTCTTTAAAATTATGATGgctgtaattttgttttattgaatttaacttttatttttgatttttgattctatttttttgtaataaaatttatatttttatttgttcactttttttttaatacatattatttatttttgttaagcatgatgatttatttattaccaAGCAAAGGTGAATACTATATTATGTGAGAACGGATCTAAAATATGGGGATGAGTTTGTTTTCCCAACTTGCTACGAAGTTGCCCAACTAACAAAGTACCAAGAGTTTTGTTCTATGTTGTTGAAGTATATTCGCTTTTTTAAGGACACAATTGAAAGGAAGATAGAAGGGGATCCACAACTTCCTAGGTAATAAGAAGTGATGGTTTGAAGATCATGAAACATAAAGCCATTGGTTAGAGAAGAGCTTGAAGTAGAAGACCTAAAAATTCGATTGAAGTTGGTTTTGACTGTGGAAAAAATAGAAGTTGCCTAAAATGCGAGgctaaaaatatgatattcatCAACAAAGGAACTTGAAAGGCAATGGACTATGCTTAAAGCTTCCACAAATTTAGAAACAAAGGGAGCAAATGAAGGTTTAATGGAACTTGAGAGCCCTaacaactaaaagaaaattAGGAAAGAGATTTTTGGTCATCTTAGAGCCGAAACTCTATAAAAATGATTTCATATATGCATTATTGAGGTTTTATACTTTCATAAATTCTACTTCTTGTTTTAGTGTGTTACTTTGATTTTCCAAATTTcacctaaaataaaaataacaattgaaAACTTTTGAAACTTTATAAATGATCTTGTGGTGCAATGAATGGCCGAGAGAGGTGAAGACAGAGAAAGGACCCAAAGCCAATAACCCATCAGTGTTACGTGGGAAGGCATCCAATGGAGATACCTTACAACGCTTTGCAAGTTGCACATATACCTTCATGAGGCACAACTAGATCTCCCAGCTGCCATCTTTATCGTCAATTGGCAATTAAAACCATcaacaattttgattcaatttgGGAAAACGCCGAGTCTATAAATCCACTTGCTTCACTTGTGTATACACTGAAACTTCGTGATCTTCACCGCAGCCTATCCATACCCCACCTCCAATTTTCCAAATTACCCAAACCACCCTCCTACTCTGACGCCCTCTGTAAATATCTtttccatttattattattattattattattatcgcgTTAAATATCTTTATTCTTATATTAAAGGTTGTCTTCTTTACCTTCAAAACCCTCCCTTCCTCTTCAACATTACCTTATCCGTAAGAAGCAAAAGCAAAGCCACCATGTCTGCCTCTGCTTGTGCTTCGTCTTTAGTCCTCCCTTCTCTATCAcccaaaactctctctctcttcactcCAAAGCCCTTTTCGCTCTCTTTTTGTGCTCTTTCTTCAACCCCTCTCAAGCTTCAAGCGAACCTCATTTGCGTTTCTGCTTCTAGAGGGTTTGGGAACTTGTCTTCTCGGTTCGTCCGCAACGTTATTTCTTCCGACCTCGGACTGGGAGAGGGGGTCTTGAGCGACACTGGGGCGTCCAGTTTCTCCCCTGACCTCAAACTCTTCGTGGGCAATCTTCCTTTCAGCGTTGACAGTGCCCAGCTCGCTGGTCTCTTTGAAAGTGCTGGAAATGTTGAGATGGTTGaggtaaattttgaattttttttattttttattttatttttttgaaattttggtgaAAATGATATGTGGTGTGATTGTGGGCTTAGGTTTGGGTGGTTGAATATAAATGGAGGTTTCGAGAGGGTCGATTTCAGaagttaatgatttttttatttgaaagagaAAGTACCCCATTTCGTTTATGTAATGAAGTGATTGCTTTTATTAGGTGATTTATGACAAAACGACTGGAAGAAGCAGAGGGTTTGGCTTTGTGACTATGTCTACCATCGAGGAAGTTGAAGCAGCTGCTCAGCAGTTTAATGGCTATGTAAGTATGGCTACTTGTTTGATGAGATATGTTAGAATAAAACCATCTTTTGGAACCATGTTGCCTCTGGCAATCTGCGGGTGCTGTTCTTGGAGGGTAAAAgatatgtaaaattttgtatgttttGCTTGGTTGCTCCATTGGCAGCTTCTCAGCAGTTTAATGGCTATGTAAGTATGGCTACTTATTTGATGAGATATGTTAGAATATAACCACCTTTTGCAACCATGTTGCCCCTGGCACTCTGCCGTGCAGTTCTTGGGAGGTAAAAGATATGTaaaaattttgtatgttttGTTTGGTTGCTTGATTATGAAATTTACATTGGCTATATTGCTTTCGTATTATATGACATAGCTTATTGACCTTTATTTTGTCAATTTCAAGTTCCAAAAAGTGAATGCTTTCATATTGTAATCATTGATTGAGTTAAAGGTGGAGACTCGTCAGCCCACTTCACCAATAGTCTTGGCCTCTTGGGAGTTTGGTCCATGTTAGAAACTGGGTCAAGCTTTGTTTCGTAGATGTGGAAAAGTTTTAGTTTGGTGCTTAAATGTAAAGCCTTGCCTGAGGCAGAATTTTTACTTTATTGATTGGTCAATACCATAACTTCTCTGCCAAAAATTActgtttatttgttattttcaaaGGTTTCATTTCTGAGAAGTATGAAAATTTATGTAACCAAGAATTTGTGACATTCTGTAGGAGCTTGACGGAAGGCCATTGAGGGTGAATTATGGACCCCCTCCCTCACGTGGAGATGCTCCTAGAGGTGGCAGAGGTAGTTCAGCAGGTTATGATTCTAGTAACCGTGTTTATGTGGGTAACCTTTCATGGGGTGTTGACAATGATGCTCTTGAGACACTGTTTAGTGAGCAAGGGAAGGTTTTGGACGCCAGGGTGGTTTATGACAGGGAGAGTGGAAGGTCAAGGGGTTTTGGTTTTGTAACCTACAACACTGCTGAAGAGGTCATCAGTGCCATTGAATCCTTGAATGGTGTTGTAAGTATAtcatacatttaatataatgtgttagaagatttatttatttatttaatatacttttttCCAAACATATCTTTCCATGGTAGAGGTATGGTAGGATTTAAATGCTTGCAGTTGGCTGTGTTTGTAATTTGTTGATTATCATTTTGGCAActtaaatttagaattttagagCTCAAACTCTTGTTTTATGCAGGATTTGAATGGAAGAGAAATTCGCGTCACCCCTGCAGAATCTAGGCCGAGGAGGTCATTCTGAATATTGAATCTTCTAAATGGCCTGAGCCAACAACAGACTGGGGTATAGATCTTATACCTTTTCCTATGGAGCTCTCTTACACTGTTTCATTTCGTTTACTGCCCTCCTACATCTTCCTCCTCAATGTGCTTGTATTGTACAAGTACAGTGCTGGAGACAGGCCaagttatttgttttaattaaatgattGATTTCCAACAATTGAAGAGGTTTTTGCTGCATATATCGAATTTCATCTAAACTGATATGAGGCTTTTGCTCCGTCCTAAACTGGACCATTTGTCCTAAAATGTGTCATTTCTTCATAACAGGGAGTGAGAAACTGTGCAGCTGCACTGCAGCACTTCATTGAAGAATTTGCATAGCACATGCCTTTGACACATTTGCCTCTTGGTATGGTGTTTAGTTTTTGACATATATCCCTCAAATGGCTGGGAGATgcaattattatgattttgttctttctgttttttacTATGTTCTGAGTACCTTAGTTCAGTAATGGAACTGATATTTGTTGTATCATTTTCAACGTAAATGGATCTACTTGGTTTTTTGACTCCACAAAAAGATGTGCTGGAACATTACTAGCCATGCCAATTTGCAATTGATCCTAGATTTAGAACTTTTTATTCATGGACGTGCTTAATTATGGAAATGCCAAGAAACTTTGTAGACCTTTTGTGAAGTAAATAGCTGAGTCGACTGCTTGAACATATTTAGTGATTTTTGATCAGGAGGGTTTAGGCTGACCACTTCCTGAGGGATGGGTCCAAAAAAAGTGTTAAGAGTAGGGGTGAGTTTTTACCGGATCTGTTTCTAATGAATCAATCTATTTATAGACATTGCCATAACGGGAcaaacatattttctataaaacgcTTGAACAAATTCGCTTATGGTCTAAGAACAAAAAGAGTCAGATTGATTGCTATATTAGTTTGTATTAAGGATGTCGTTTtgtgccccccccccccccaaaaaaaaaaaaaaagtgttgaaAATAAAACGAAGCTTGAATTTAGATGACCTCTGGTGGTACTTAGGTTTGATCGTAGGAAGGAGACTACTATAGTAATCTTTGCTTGTCTGAAGACCATGAAGCCATATTTTTACCCAGAAAGACAATCCTGCTACTTCCAAATCATGACCAGTTGAAGATTGTCCTAAAATGGAAattccatgtgaaaaaaaataccatttaaaGATACCTTGAAATGCTTTTTACTGCCTGccaattgattttatttttagttggaGAATGCAAAAATTGTCAAACTTTGTTAAGAGAGAGCCAGTTTATGTCTAGTGATAATGATATACCAGTTCTGCAAGGACAAGGAAATtccatgtttaaaaaaaaaaaaaaaaaacaaaaaaacaaaataaaagatacgTTAAAATGCTTTTTACTGCCTgccaattgattttttttttggttggaggaCGCATAAATTGTCACACACTGTTAATAGAGAAAGCCAATTTTTGTCCAGTAATAATGACATATCAGTTCTGCAAGGACGATGAAATGGTAAAATCATTCGAGTTTTGAGTCCCTAATTCagtataaacaagaaaaaaagaaaaacaaaagaaaataataataataaaaacaaaacaaaacagatACTGTGGAACTCTACATGTGTGCATCTCAATCATGGGTAAGTTTTATATACAACCTCGTAGTATATCAACAGTGTGACCATCAACGATCatatgacatttaaaatcaataaggCCCCTttgatagagttttttttttttttttttttgttcaaaagttCTATTAGATggtcaaaaatttttttattcaaaaatgaatatatttgtcaagaattaacaagcatttattgacaaaaaaaaaaatttttttttaagctgttttaaataaattcaaattttgtgcatatttaatttttttttttttgttatcttatgTGGAAAAACCAATGAACATTTAAaagcatttaatatttttttttatttacaacaaaatatttatcagtttttatataaattcttttttttaaaaaaatttattatataaaattctatagATAAAAAATCTACCTTTATCAGCTACATGAATCCAAAACTAAATAGTTATCACAGtacattcaaaatttaaagcacTCAATTTTATTGGGATGACAATTTACCCAAAACTGCCCTGTTTCTGCAGTGCCCTGCTTCTAACGGGGTAGAGATTTCCTGATAAATCAGGATGGTGGAGTGAGGATGGGATAAATTTTTTGTCCAAATTGGAATTAGAGCATGGTTGGGGAATATAGTCCAGCcacatttatatgtatataataaaaaatattatattatttattatatatatcttgtatggattatattatttattttacatatatatatatatatattatatgatctaAAAAATGATATGAAAGCTTAACAagtttcaaatataatatttaaaaaaaatgagtagaaaattttaatttaaaaaaaaaaataattcaacttgAAAACAATGCGGGGAATAAAGATCCCGCCCTAATTCGAGGAATGTTCGTCTCACCCCGACTCTTACCAAAAGGGAATAAGCGGATCGGATCCGGGATGTCACCCTAATTCCGCTTTACCCTGTTACCTTcccttttacaaaataaatagcaTATGGACTTTGccatacattttatatatatatatatatatataagattagtATATGCTAAATGGTTTTGTGACTAGTACGACATACATTCAttgtaagaaaataaagaaatggaAGAAGCGGCTAGTTTACCAATCCAAATGTATTGGACTTCCAAGTCAAAAGGATGTGCCATAtatccaatttttctttttatagaaTCTTATTCCCTCGTTTGTCGGGGAATACATAGAAAAAGCCCGGATATTGGGATTCGACATTCtcaatatttgttaaaaatcacATGTGGGGTCCTCCTGCTACTTCAAAAAGGAGCGTGGCGCGCGTGGACTATTAGCACTGTTTCCATCAGCGGCTTCCAATGGAGTCCTGCATTCCCATTTTTGTTCTTCaatgtttgttgtttgatgCATTTCATTTATGTCGGTTTCTTAATGATTCTGAAAAATGGCAAATTTTCAAAACTTACCAAAGTGGGGTTGTGGGAAGAATATATACTGCTGTAGAGTCAGTGACAATGgtttaccaaataaattaaagaacttcttctttttctagacagtgtttttaattattccttattctgtttttttatacgctttctttttaatttaagcCCATTAAGTTTTGACGTTTCCTTATTCTACCCCGTACAAGTTTTTATCATAGATTCATGCTTCAAAGAAATGTAAAAAAGTAAAACTATGAAGGtaattctctttcttcttcttcttcttctttgttttttaaattgtttggatttTGTTCTGGAAGAGCTAGGATTCATGCTGTTCTTCTGTTAAAACTTGTATTAAACCTTCTTTCTTCGTTTTGTTATTTGAGAAATTTGTATGATATGTTTTGAAAGAGAGTTCATATGTTGTGAGGTTTTCATTGTTTCTGCTAAACTAAAGTAAATACCtattttttcttcaataaatatgattatttgattaatttatttatcttatggTACTGGAATTATTTGCTTTCTCTTTATGGTCcatttttaatcttttggaGGGAGAGCACTAGAAAAAGGATTTATCACATGACGAATTTTCTTCGATCTTAagacaaaactttttttttttttttttttttatttaaataattatttcatatgcaATGTGGAGCTCACAGGTTTTACATGCTCTTGCAACTAAAAAAGAGGCGCTACTTTGCGTTTGAGcctccaaaaaatttattttcttttcacatgATTCATGGTAGATAAGTAAGAAAAGTTTGTTTTTATGGTTCACTTCCAGCTTGAAAACCATAGTTTCCTGGTGATTTATTCCTCAGAAATGCTCTGCTTTATTTTGTTGCAGGTAGAAGTCACTGATTGAAGTCAGAAAAACTTGTCTATCCAAGCGCTATGGCTCATGGTCAATCAGATTCTGTAAGGTATAGGCTGCTTATGTAACTTGTTCAGTAAGTTTTACAAGAACTTCCAATCTGGAACACTTAATTATCTTCCATTAAACTCGTTTCCAAGTCCCAATGTTAGGCTGCATTTAGTTTGGACCTATATAGAAATCggccacctttttttttttgttttttctctctttatgtGGTGGCAtatattaataaacttttattaagATTGTTCTTGCATAATTACAGACATCATGATGATCTTGAATTGCCAAAGTACACATCAAACAGAGGAGGTCATTTGATATTTAAACTGATCTCCAAAGTCACTGGAAAAATTAGAGCTGACTTTAGATCAAGGAAGGTTAAAAAGGATGAGATAGGGAAGGCCTTTCGTGGAAAAGTGTTATCTAGAGTCTTCTCTGAGGATTATGAGGTAGTGGAGAAGCTGATATTGGATCCTCGAGGACCTACTGTGAACAGATGGAACAAGATTTTCTTAGTAGCATGTTTGATTTCTCTTTATGTGGACCCTCTCTTTTTTTACTTGCCAGTGGCAAAGGGTACTATGTGCATGGACGTATGTGTAACCCTTGAAGTCGTTCTTACTGTCATTAGGTCACTGGTTGATGCATTTTACATTATTCAGATTCTTGTTCGGTTCAAAACAGCTTATGTTGCTCCATCCTCTCGTGTATTTGGGAGAGGAGAGTTGGTTATTGACCCTTCAAAGGTGGCTTCAAGGTATATTCACAAGGATTTCTGGCTTGACCTTGTGGCTGCCCAACCCCTTCCACAGGTATGTCACTAGTTGCAATAACTGAAGTATGTGTAGGATAATTGTGAGTAGTAATGATAAGAAGCTATAAGCTCCATAATTGAGAAAtgtgaatataatatatgtgtgtgtgtataaaacTTTCGGTGAAtgtttatgaaattaaaaattataggaTTTTTGAACAAGTATTCTCAGATGTTACTTGTTTCTGGGAATCAATAAACCTTGATTTACAAGTCTACTTTTCTAGATAGAAAAATTTAACACAATATCTTGGATGGTTATAGCACTGATCTTTCATAGTTTTCTTCAAATCCTGTGttcaaactttttatttgtttattttccaaGGAGTgggaaataaactaaaaaaaaacattatgatTGTTTTCAAATCGTAATTAGTTATTGGGCATCCAATATGATAGTTTGTATTCCTCGAAAATCAATTGAAGGTAAGGTGCTGAAGTTATGGTTGCTGGAAGGAATCTTATACTCCTTATAAGCTAGGTTTCATTCAAAAATTGCTGAGAAAcacattttttttggtaacttaTAGCCTTGAGTCCAACTTTTGGCTTACTTATATAAATCATCTGTatgtgtgtaattttttttttgtcctttttgggGATCAAAGCAATGATGTTGAGTATTCTCAGCAGATCTATAGTTTCACCGTTTACATTGCAGGAAGAGATATCTTtgctcaatttttaaatttataattttgttcttaTACATATTTCAGGTTTTGATTTGGATAGCAATACCACATTTAAGGGGTTCAAGAGTGAGAAGTACTAGACATGTCCTTCGCTTAATTATCTTATTTCAGTATCTCCTGAGGCTTTATCTTATCTTTCCCCTTTCATCTAAAATTATCAAGGCTACCGGGGTTGTTACAGAAACAGCATGGGCTGGGGCAGCGTATAATCTGATTCTCTACATGTTGGCAAGCCATGTAAGTACTGTCTCTCTACAATATTGTTCGTCTGCATTTTGAAGGATATTTTTATACTAGGATTCATAGGTGATCTCTTTCTACCTTCAATGGATTTTGATAAGACTGATGTAAAATGATAAAGTAAACTCTTATTGTTTTCACGTTTTTTGGTAGCAGTTAATGTAGTTATTCCAGCAGGACCTGACTTTGAGCCATTTTGTCTGTTTTAAGTAGGTTTTAGGATCTTGTTGGTACCTCCTGGCAATTGAAAGGCAAGAAGAATGCTGGAACAAAGTTTGTAGTCTTCAGCATCCAGAATGCCAATATTGGTATATTGATTGCCATAAAGTTAATGACCCCGGTAGAGACGCATGGTTCAAATCAAGCAATATTTCAGGTCTTTGTGGTGCAAGTAGTGAATTCTTTGATTTTGGCATTTATAGTGATGCCTTAAAATTTACTGTTATAGAACCAAGGTTCTTGAACAAGTACTTCTATTGTCTTTGGTGGGGCCTCAGGAATTTAAGGTAATGGATTCACTCGATTGCTCATTCTTTGACAATCTAA is a window from the Ziziphus jujuba cultivar Dongzao chromosome 11, ASM3175591v1 genome containing:
- the LOC107404597 gene encoding 29 kDa ribonucleoprotein A, chloroplastic, with the protein product MSASACASSLVLPSLSPKTLSLFTPKPFSLSFCALSSTPLKLQANLICVSASRGFGNLSSRFVRNVISSDLGLGEGVLSDTGASSFSPDLKLFVGNLPFSVDSAQLAGLFESAGNVEMVEVIYDKTTGRSRGFGFVTMSTIEEVEAAAQQFNGYELDGRPLRVNYGPPPSRGDAPRGGRGSSAGYDSSNRVYVGNLSWGVDNDALETLFSEQGKVLDARVVYDRESGRSRGFGFVTYNTAEEVISAIESLNGVDLNGREIRVTPAESRPRRSF
- the LOC107426320 gene encoding protein CNGC15b, which gives rise to MAHGQSDSVRHHDDLELPKYTSNRGGHLIFKLISKVTGKIRADFRSRKVKKDEIGKAFRGKVLSRVFSEDYEVVEKLILDPRGPTVNRWNKIFLVACLISLYVDPLFFYLPVAKGTMCMDVCVTLEVVLTVIRSLVDAFYIIQILVRFKTAYVAPSSRVFGRGELVIDPSKVASRYIHKDFWLDLVAAQPLPQVLIWIAIPHLRGSRVRSTRHVLRLIILFQYLLRLYLIFPLSSKIIKATGVVTETAWAGAAYNLILYMLASHVLGSCWYLLAIERQEECWNKVCSLQHPECQYWYIDCHKVNDPGRDAWFKSSNISGLCGASSEFFDFGIYSDALKFTVIEPRFLNKYFYCLWWGLRNLSSLGQNLLTSTYVGEINFAIIIAVLGLVLFGLLIGNMQTYLQSTTMRLEEWRIRRTDTEKWMCHRQLPHELKQSVRKYEQYRWIATRGVDEEAVLKGLPMDLRRDIKRHLCLDLVRQVPLFNQMDERMLDAICERLKPSLCTPNTCLVREGDPVTEMLFIIRGHLDSCTTNGGQSGFFNLCHLGPGDFCGEELLTWALDPRPSVVLPSSTRTVGSISEVEAFALIAEDLKFVAAQFRRLHSKQLRHTFRFHSHQWRTWAACFIQAAWFRYKRRKEASELKKTQSFLVSSNAPGIEQTNTPLPSMGSGFSYVAKLAASTRRGGSKRCGHEFDMLSSLQKPVEPDFTVEER